The proteins below come from a single Cricetulus griseus strain 17A/GY chromosome 6, alternate assembly CriGri-PICRH-1.0, whole genome shotgun sequence genomic window:
- the Pkn3 gene encoding serine/threonine-protein kinase N3 isoform X4 codes for MEQNGAALQPGTGQRPPEDEEEMIRRAIQKELKIKEGMENMRRVATDRRHLGHVQQLLRASNRRLEQLHGELRELHARVLLPTSAEPVASGPRPRAEQSRARHLEVLQRQLQVELKVKQGAENMIHTCARGTHKERKLLAAAQQMLKDSQLKVTLLRMKISSLETSGSPEPGPDLLAEELQHRLRIEAAVAAGAKNVVKLLGGQKMQDRKALAEAQAQLQESSQKLDLLQLALDLLLERLPPTHSLRSRVTRELRMAMLGNPQPSRTLVKPIALTGTLQVRLLGCEQLLTAVPGRSPMAVLAGSPSEGWLRTRSRQQRGGGGELANEVLAVLKVDNRVVGQTGWGQVAEKSWDQAFIISLDRARELEIGVHWRDWRQLCGVAFLKLEDFLDNACHQLSLSLVPQGKLFAQVTFCDPVIERRPRLQRQRRIFSKHRGQDFLRASQMNLSMAAWGRLVMSLLPPCSSPSTVSPPKGCPPTEACGTSNSASPSNFLSMKTLSGEDMKPPPKPPRLYLPQEPVLDTPCIKRPHMDPRTGIATTQAVSPTRKPLQLQDFRCLAVLGRGHFGKVLLVQYKGTGKYYAVKALKKQEVLGRDEIDSLYCEKRILEAVGHTGHPFLLSLLACFQTSSHACFVTEFVPGGDLMMQIHEDVFPEPQACFYLSCVVLGLQFLHEKRIIYRDLKLDNLLVDAQGFLKIADFGLCKEGIGFGDRTSTFCGTPEFLAPEVLTQEAYTRAVDWWGLGVLLYEMLVGECPFPGDTEEEVFDCIVNADAPRPHFLSVQGLELIQKLLQKCPEKRLGAGEQDAEEIKVQPFFRTTNWQALLARTVRPPFVPTLCGPADLRYFEGEFTSLPPILTPPAPQSSLTARQQAAFRDFDFVSQQFLES; via the exons ATGGAGCAGAATGGGGCGGCGCTCCAG CCTGGGACTGGCCAGAGGCCTcctgaggatgaggaagagatgaTCCGTCGAGCTATCCAGAAGGAATTGAAGATCAAGGAGGGCATGGAGAACATGCGGCGTGTGGCCACAGACCGACGCCATTTGGGCCATGTGCAGCAGCTGCTGAGGGCCTCCAACCGCCGCCTGGAGCAGCTGCATGGCGAGCTGCGGGAGCTGCATGCCCGAGTTCTGCTGCCAACCTCAGCTG AGCCAGTGGCCTCAGGACCCCGGCCGCGGGCAGAGCAGTCAAGGGCTCGGCACTTGGAGGTTTTACAGAGGCAGCTGCAGGTGGAGCTGAAGGTAAAGCAGGGAGCTGAGAACATGATTCACACGTGTGCCAGGGGCACCCACAAG GAAAGGAAGCTCCTGGCAGCTGCCCAGCAGATGTTGAAGGATAGTCAACTGAAGGTAACCCTGCTCCGAATGAAGATAAGCAGCCTGGAGACCAGCGGATCTCCAGAGCCAG GCCCTGACTTGCTAGCGGAGGAGCTACAGCACCGACTGCGAATCGAGGCTGCTGTGGCTGCAGGAGCCAAGAATGTGGTGAAGCTACTTGGTGGCCAGAAAATGCAGGACCGCAAGGCGCTGGCTGAG GCCCAGGCccagctccaggaatcctcccaGAAGCTAGACCTCCTACAGCTGGCCCTGGATTTGTTGCTGGAGAGGCTGCCACCCACCCATTCGCTGCGCAGCAGGGTGACCCGAGAGCTGCGGATGGCCATGCTCGGGAACCCCCAGCCTTCAAGGACACTTGTGAAACCCATTGCTCTGACAG GGACACTGCAGGTCCGCCTCCTGGGCTGTGAACAACTGCTGACAGCTGTGCCTGGACGGTCTCCCATGGCTGTCCTGGCAGGTAGCCCCTCTGAAGGCTGGCTCCGAACCAGGTCCAGGCAGCAGCGTGGTGGTGGAGGAGAGCTGGCCA ATGAGGTACTGGCTGTACTGAAGGTTGACAATCGTGTTGTGGGCCAGACAGGATGGGGACAGGTGGCTGAGAAATCCTGGGACCAGGCTTTTATCATCTCCTTGGATCGA GCCCGTGAGCTGGAGATCGGGGTTCACTGGCGGGACTGGCGGCAGTTGTGTGGTGTGGCCTTTCTGAAGCTTGAGGACTTCCTGGACAATGCCTGTCACCAGCTTTCTCTCAGCCTGGTGCCACAAGGAAAGCTCTTTGCTCAG GTAACCTTCTGTGACCCTGTCATTGAAAGGAGGCCTCGGCTGCAGAGGCAGAGACGTATTTTCTCCAAGCATAGAG GCCAGGACTTCCTGAGGGCTTCCCAGATGAACCTCAGCATGGCAGCCTGGGGACGCCTGGTCATGAGCCTGCTGCCCCCCTGTAGCTCACCAAGCACAGTCAGTCCCCCTAAAggatgccccccaactgaagcATGTGGGACCTCCAATTCTGCTTCCCCCAG TAATTTTTTGTCCATGAAGACCCTCTCCGGAGAAGACATGAAGcctccacccaagccccctcgTCTCTATCTGCCCCAAGAACCAGTCCTGGACACTCCT TGTATCAAACGCCCCCACATGGACCCTAGAACTGGAATAGCAACCACCCAGGCGGTCTCACCCACGAG GAAACCCCTCCAACTTCAAGACTTCCGATGCTTGGCTGTGCTGGGCAGGGGACACTTTGGGAAG GTCCTCCTGGTCCAGTACAAAGGAACAGGAAAATACTATGCTGTCAAGGCACTGAAGAAGCAGGAAGTGCTGGGCCGGGACGAGATTGACAG CCTGTACTGTGAGAAGCGGATCCTGGAGGCTGTGGGTCACACAGGGCACCCCTTCCTGCTATCCCTCCTTGCCTGCTTCCAGACCTCCAGCCACGCCTGCTTTGTTACTGAGTTTGTGCCTGGAGGAGACCTCATGATGCAGATCCACGAGGATGTCTTTCCTGAGCCCCAGGCCTG CTTCTACCTGTCCTGCGTGGTTCTGGGGCTACAGTTTCTACATGAGAAGAGGATTATTTACAG GGACCTGAAACTGGATAACCTGCTGGTGGACGCCCAGGGCTTCCTGAAGATTGCGGACTTTGGACTATGCAAGGAAG GGATTGGCTTTGGGGACCGGACGAGCACCTTCTGCGGCACCCCAGAGTTCCTGGCCCCCGAAGTTCTGACTCAGGAGGCTTACACTCGGGCTGTGGACTGGTGGGGCCTGGGTGTGCTGCTCTATGAGATGCTAGTGGGTGAG TGCCCATTCCCGGGGGACACAGAAGAGGAAGTGTTTGACTGCATTGTCAATGCAGATGCACCGCGTCCCCACTTCCTGTCGGTTCAGGGGCTTGAGCTCATTCAGAAG CTCCTCCAGAAGTGCCCAGAGAAGCGACTAGGAGCAGGAGAGCAGGATGCAGAAGAGATCAAGGTTCAGCCATTCTTCAGG ACCACCAACTGGCAGGCCTTGCTTGCTCGCACTGTCCGGCCCCCCTTTGTGCCTACTCTCTGTGGCCCTGCAGACCTTCGCTACTTCGAGGGGGAGTTCACCAGCCTGCCTCCAATCCTGACCCCACCAGCACCCCAAAGTTCCCTCACTGCCCGCCAACAGGCTGCCTTCCGGGACTTTGACTTTGTGTCTCAGCAGTTCCTGGAGTCCTGA
- the Pkn3 gene encoding serine/threonine-protein kinase N3 isoform X1 has translation MEQNGAALQPGTGQRPPEDEEEMIRRAIQKELKIKEGMENMRRVATDRRHLGHVQQLLRASNRRLEQLHGELRELHARVLLPTSAEPVASGPRPRAEQSRARHLEVLQRQLQVELKVKQGAENMIHTCARGTHKERKLLAAAQQMLKDSQLKVTLLRMKISSLETSGSPEPGEASQGREGGTQWPGLRVHLLPAGPDLLAEELQHRLRIEAAVAAGAKNVVKLLGGQKMQDRKALAEAQAQLQESSQKLDLLQLALDLLLERLPPTHSLRSRVTRELRMAMLGNPQPSRTLVKPIALTGTLQVRLLGCEQLLTAVPGRSPMAVLAGSPSEGWLRTRSRQQRGGGGELANEVLAVLKVDNRVVGQTGWGQVAEKSWDQAFIISLDRARELEIGVHWRDWRQLCGVAFLKLEDFLDNACHQLSLSLVPQGKLFAQVTFCDPVIERRPRLQRQRRIFSKHRGQDFLRASQMNLSMAAWGRLVMSLLPPCSSPSTVSPPKGCPPTEACGTSNSASPSNFLSMKTLSGEDMKPPPKPPRLYLPQEPVLDTPCIKRPHMDPRTGIATTQAVSPTRKPLQLQDFRCLAVLGRGHFGKVLLVQYKGTGKYYAVKALKKQEVLGRDEIDSLYCEKRILEAVGHTGHPFLLSLLACFQTSSHACFVTEFVPGGDLMMQIHEDVFPEPQACFYLSCVVLGLQFLHEKRIIYRDLKLDNLLVDAQGFLKIADFGLCKEGIGFGDRTSTFCGTPEFLAPEVLTQEAYTRAVDWWGLGVLLYEMLVGECPFPGDTEEEVFDCIVNADAPRPHFLSVQGLELIQKLLQKCPEKRLGAGEQDAEEIKVQPFFRTTNWQALLARTVRPPFVPTLCGPADLRYFEGEFTSLPPILTPPAPQSSLTARQQAAFRDFDFVSQQFLES, from the exons ATGGAGCAGAATGGGGCGGCGCTCCAG CCTGGGACTGGCCAGAGGCCTcctgaggatgaggaagagatgaTCCGTCGAGCTATCCAGAAGGAATTGAAGATCAAGGAGGGCATGGAGAACATGCGGCGTGTGGCCACAGACCGACGCCATTTGGGCCATGTGCAGCAGCTGCTGAGGGCCTCCAACCGCCGCCTGGAGCAGCTGCATGGCGAGCTGCGGGAGCTGCATGCCCGAGTTCTGCTGCCAACCTCAGCTG AGCCAGTGGCCTCAGGACCCCGGCCGCGGGCAGAGCAGTCAAGGGCTCGGCACTTGGAGGTTTTACAGAGGCAGCTGCAGGTGGAGCTGAAGGTAAAGCAGGGAGCTGAGAACATGATTCACACGTGTGCCAGGGGCACCCACAAG GAAAGGAAGCTCCTGGCAGCTGCCCAGCAGATGTTGAAGGATAGTCAACTGAAGGTAACCCTGCTCCGAATGAAGATAAGCAGCCTGGAGACCAGCGGATCTCCAGAGCCAGGTGAGGCCTCTCAAGGCAGGGAGGGTGGCACCCAGTGGCCAGGGCTGAGGGTTCACCTCCTTCCTGCAGGCCCTGACTTGCTAGCGGAGGAGCTACAGCACCGACTGCGAATCGAGGCTGCTGTGGCTGCAGGAGCCAAGAATGTGGTGAAGCTACTTGGTGGCCAGAAAATGCAGGACCGCAAGGCGCTGGCTGAG GCCCAGGCccagctccaggaatcctcccaGAAGCTAGACCTCCTACAGCTGGCCCTGGATTTGTTGCTGGAGAGGCTGCCACCCACCCATTCGCTGCGCAGCAGGGTGACCCGAGAGCTGCGGATGGCCATGCTCGGGAACCCCCAGCCTTCAAGGACACTTGTGAAACCCATTGCTCTGACAG GGACACTGCAGGTCCGCCTCCTGGGCTGTGAACAACTGCTGACAGCTGTGCCTGGACGGTCTCCCATGGCTGTCCTGGCAGGTAGCCCCTCTGAAGGCTGGCTCCGAACCAGGTCCAGGCAGCAGCGTGGTGGTGGAGGAGAGCTGGCCA ATGAGGTACTGGCTGTACTGAAGGTTGACAATCGTGTTGTGGGCCAGACAGGATGGGGACAGGTGGCTGAGAAATCCTGGGACCAGGCTTTTATCATCTCCTTGGATCGA GCCCGTGAGCTGGAGATCGGGGTTCACTGGCGGGACTGGCGGCAGTTGTGTGGTGTGGCCTTTCTGAAGCTTGAGGACTTCCTGGACAATGCCTGTCACCAGCTTTCTCTCAGCCTGGTGCCACAAGGAAAGCTCTTTGCTCAG GTAACCTTCTGTGACCCTGTCATTGAAAGGAGGCCTCGGCTGCAGAGGCAGAGACGTATTTTCTCCAAGCATAGAG GCCAGGACTTCCTGAGGGCTTCCCAGATGAACCTCAGCATGGCAGCCTGGGGACGCCTGGTCATGAGCCTGCTGCCCCCCTGTAGCTCACCAAGCACAGTCAGTCCCCCTAAAggatgccccccaactgaagcATGTGGGACCTCCAATTCTGCTTCCCCCAG TAATTTTTTGTCCATGAAGACCCTCTCCGGAGAAGACATGAAGcctccacccaagccccctcgTCTCTATCTGCCCCAAGAACCAGTCCTGGACACTCCT TGTATCAAACGCCCCCACATGGACCCTAGAACTGGAATAGCAACCACCCAGGCGGTCTCACCCACGAG GAAACCCCTCCAACTTCAAGACTTCCGATGCTTGGCTGTGCTGGGCAGGGGACACTTTGGGAAG GTCCTCCTGGTCCAGTACAAAGGAACAGGAAAATACTATGCTGTCAAGGCACTGAAGAAGCAGGAAGTGCTGGGCCGGGACGAGATTGACAG CCTGTACTGTGAGAAGCGGATCCTGGAGGCTGTGGGTCACACAGGGCACCCCTTCCTGCTATCCCTCCTTGCCTGCTTCCAGACCTCCAGCCACGCCTGCTTTGTTACTGAGTTTGTGCCTGGAGGAGACCTCATGATGCAGATCCACGAGGATGTCTTTCCTGAGCCCCAGGCCTG CTTCTACCTGTCCTGCGTGGTTCTGGGGCTACAGTTTCTACATGAGAAGAGGATTATTTACAG GGACCTGAAACTGGATAACCTGCTGGTGGACGCCCAGGGCTTCCTGAAGATTGCGGACTTTGGACTATGCAAGGAAG GGATTGGCTTTGGGGACCGGACGAGCACCTTCTGCGGCACCCCAGAGTTCCTGGCCCCCGAAGTTCTGACTCAGGAGGCTTACACTCGGGCTGTGGACTGGTGGGGCCTGGGTGTGCTGCTCTATGAGATGCTAGTGGGTGAG TGCCCATTCCCGGGGGACACAGAAGAGGAAGTGTTTGACTGCATTGTCAATGCAGATGCACCGCGTCCCCACTTCCTGTCGGTTCAGGGGCTTGAGCTCATTCAGAAG CTCCTCCAGAAGTGCCCAGAGAAGCGACTAGGAGCAGGAGAGCAGGATGCAGAAGAGATCAAGGTTCAGCCATTCTTCAGG ACCACCAACTGGCAGGCCTTGCTTGCTCGCACTGTCCGGCCCCCCTTTGTGCCTACTCTCTGTGGCCCTGCAGACCTTCGCTACTTCGAGGGGGAGTTCACCAGCCTGCCTCCAATCCTGACCCCACCAGCACCCCAAAGTTCCCTCACTGCCCGCCAACAGGCTGCCTTCCGGGACTTTGACTTTGTGTCTCAGCAGTTCCTGGAGTCCTGA
- the Pkn3 gene encoding serine/threonine-protein kinase N3 isoform X2, with protein MEHREPGTGQRPPEDEEEMIRRAIQKELKIKEGMENMRRVATDRRHLGHVQQLLRASNRRLEQLHGELRELHARVLLPTSAEPVASGPRPRAEQSRARHLEVLQRQLQVELKVKQGAENMIHTCARGTHKERKLLAAAQQMLKDSQLKVTLLRMKISSLETSGSPEPGEASQGREGGTQWPGLRVHLLPAGPDLLAEELQHRLRIEAAVAAGAKNVVKLLGGQKMQDRKALAEAQAQLQESSQKLDLLQLALDLLLERLPPTHSLRSRVTRELRMAMLGNPQPSRTLVKPIALTGTLQVRLLGCEQLLTAVPGRSPMAVLAGSPSEGWLRTRSRQQRGGGGELANEVLAVLKVDNRVVGQTGWGQVAEKSWDQAFIISLDRARELEIGVHWRDWRQLCGVAFLKLEDFLDNACHQLSLSLVPQGKLFAQVTFCDPVIERRPRLQRQRRIFSKHRGQDFLRASQMNLSMAAWGRLVMSLLPPCSSPSTVSPPKGCPPTEACGTSNSASPSNFLSMKTLSGEDMKPPPKPPRLYLPQEPVLDTPCIKRPHMDPRTGIATTQAVSPTRKPLQLQDFRCLAVLGRGHFGKVLLVQYKGTGKYYAVKALKKQEVLGRDEIDSLYCEKRILEAVGHTGHPFLLSLLACFQTSSHACFVTEFVPGGDLMMQIHEDVFPEPQACFYLSCVVLGLQFLHEKRIIYRDLKLDNLLVDAQGFLKIADFGLCKEGIGFGDRTSTFCGTPEFLAPEVLTQEAYTRAVDWWGLGVLLYEMLVGECPFPGDTEEEVFDCIVNADAPRPHFLSVQGLELIQKLLQKCPEKRLGAGEQDAEEIKVQPFFRTTNWQALLARTVRPPFVPTLCGPADLRYFEGEFTSLPPILTPPAPQSSLTARQQAAFRDFDFVSQQFLES; from the exons ATGGAACACAGAGAG CCTGGGACTGGCCAGAGGCCTcctgaggatgaggaagagatgaTCCGTCGAGCTATCCAGAAGGAATTGAAGATCAAGGAGGGCATGGAGAACATGCGGCGTGTGGCCACAGACCGACGCCATTTGGGCCATGTGCAGCAGCTGCTGAGGGCCTCCAACCGCCGCCTGGAGCAGCTGCATGGCGAGCTGCGGGAGCTGCATGCCCGAGTTCTGCTGCCAACCTCAGCTG AGCCAGTGGCCTCAGGACCCCGGCCGCGGGCAGAGCAGTCAAGGGCTCGGCACTTGGAGGTTTTACAGAGGCAGCTGCAGGTGGAGCTGAAGGTAAAGCAGGGAGCTGAGAACATGATTCACACGTGTGCCAGGGGCACCCACAAG GAAAGGAAGCTCCTGGCAGCTGCCCAGCAGATGTTGAAGGATAGTCAACTGAAGGTAACCCTGCTCCGAATGAAGATAAGCAGCCTGGAGACCAGCGGATCTCCAGAGCCAGGTGAGGCCTCTCAAGGCAGGGAGGGTGGCACCCAGTGGCCAGGGCTGAGGGTTCACCTCCTTCCTGCAGGCCCTGACTTGCTAGCGGAGGAGCTACAGCACCGACTGCGAATCGAGGCTGCTGTGGCTGCAGGAGCCAAGAATGTGGTGAAGCTACTTGGTGGCCAGAAAATGCAGGACCGCAAGGCGCTGGCTGAG GCCCAGGCccagctccaggaatcctcccaGAAGCTAGACCTCCTACAGCTGGCCCTGGATTTGTTGCTGGAGAGGCTGCCACCCACCCATTCGCTGCGCAGCAGGGTGACCCGAGAGCTGCGGATGGCCATGCTCGGGAACCCCCAGCCTTCAAGGACACTTGTGAAACCCATTGCTCTGACAG GGACACTGCAGGTCCGCCTCCTGGGCTGTGAACAACTGCTGACAGCTGTGCCTGGACGGTCTCCCATGGCTGTCCTGGCAGGTAGCCCCTCTGAAGGCTGGCTCCGAACCAGGTCCAGGCAGCAGCGTGGTGGTGGAGGAGAGCTGGCCA ATGAGGTACTGGCTGTACTGAAGGTTGACAATCGTGTTGTGGGCCAGACAGGATGGGGACAGGTGGCTGAGAAATCCTGGGACCAGGCTTTTATCATCTCCTTGGATCGA GCCCGTGAGCTGGAGATCGGGGTTCACTGGCGGGACTGGCGGCAGTTGTGTGGTGTGGCCTTTCTGAAGCTTGAGGACTTCCTGGACAATGCCTGTCACCAGCTTTCTCTCAGCCTGGTGCCACAAGGAAAGCTCTTTGCTCAG GTAACCTTCTGTGACCCTGTCATTGAAAGGAGGCCTCGGCTGCAGAGGCAGAGACGTATTTTCTCCAAGCATAGAG GCCAGGACTTCCTGAGGGCTTCCCAGATGAACCTCAGCATGGCAGCCTGGGGACGCCTGGTCATGAGCCTGCTGCCCCCCTGTAGCTCACCAAGCACAGTCAGTCCCCCTAAAggatgccccccaactgaagcATGTGGGACCTCCAATTCTGCTTCCCCCAG TAATTTTTTGTCCATGAAGACCCTCTCCGGAGAAGACATGAAGcctccacccaagccccctcgTCTCTATCTGCCCCAAGAACCAGTCCTGGACACTCCT TGTATCAAACGCCCCCACATGGACCCTAGAACTGGAATAGCAACCACCCAGGCGGTCTCACCCACGAG GAAACCCCTCCAACTTCAAGACTTCCGATGCTTGGCTGTGCTGGGCAGGGGACACTTTGGGAAG GTCCTCCTGGTCCAGTACAAAGGAACAGGAAAATACTATGCTGTCAAGGCACTGAAGAAGCAGGAAGTGCTGGGCCGGGACGAGATTGACAG CCTGTACTGTGAGAAGCGGATCCTGGAGGCTGTGGGTCACACAGGGCACCCCTTCCTGCTATCCCTCCTTGCCTGCTTCCAGACCTCCAGCCACGCCTGCTTTGTTACTGAGTTTGTGCCTGGAGGAGACCTCATGATGCAGATCCACGAGGATGTCTTTCCTGAGCCCCAGGCCTG CTTCTACCTGTCCTGCGTGGTTCTGGGGCTACAGTTTCTACATGAGAAGAGGATTATTTACAG GGACCTGAAACTGGATAACCTGCTGGTGGACGCCCAGGGCTTCCTGAAGATTGCGGACTTTGGACTATGCAAGGAAG GGATTGGCTTTGGGGACCGGACGAGCACCTTCTGCGGCACCCCAGAGTTCCTGGCCCCCGAAGTTCTGACTCAGGAGGCTTACACTCGGGCTGTGGACTGGTGGGGCCTGGGTGTGCTGCTCTATGAGATGCTAGTGGGTGAG TGCCCATTCCCGGGGGACACAGAAGAGGAAGTGTTTGACTGCATTGTCAATGCAGATGCACCGCGTCCCCACTTCCTGTCGGTTCAGGGGCTTGAGCTCATTCAGAAG CTCCTCCAGAAGTGCCCAGAGAAGCGACTAGGAGCAGGAGAGCAGGATGCAGAAGAGATCAAGGTTCAGCCATTCTTCAGG ACCACCAACTGGCAGGCCTTGCTTGCTCGCACTGTCCGGCCCCCCTTTGTGCCTACTCTCTGTGGCCCTGCAGACCTTCGCTACTTCGAGGGGGAGTTCACCAGCCTGCCTCCAATCCTGACCCCACCAGCACCCCAAAGTTCCCTCACTGCCCGCCAACAGGCTGCCTTCCGGGACTTTGACTTTGTGTCTCAGCAGTTCCTGGAGTCCTGA
- the Pkn3 gene encoding serine/threonine-protein kinase N3 isoform X5 produces MEHREPGTGQRPPEDEEEMIRRAIQKELKIKEGMENMRRVATDRRHLGHVQQLLRASNRRLEQLHGELRELHARVLLPTSAEPVASGPRPRAEQSRARHLEVLQRQLQVELKVKQGAENMIHTCARGTHKERKLLAAAQQMLKDSQLKVTLLRMKISSLETSGSPEPGPDLLAEELQHRLRIEAAVAAGAKNVVKLLGGQKMQDRKALAEAQAQLQESSQKLDLLQLALDLLLERLPPTHSLRSRVTRELRMAMLGNPQPSRTLVKPIALTGTLQVRLLGCEQLLTAVPGRSPMAVLAGSPSEGWLRTRSRQQRGGGGELANEVLAVLKVDNRVVGQTGWGQVAEKSWDQAFIISLDRARELEIGVHWRDWRQLCGVAFLKLEDFLDNACHQLSLSLVPQGKLFAQVTFCDPVIERRPRLQRQRRIFSKHRGQDFLRASQMNLSMAAWGRLVMSLLPPCSSPSTVSPPKGCPPTEACGTSNSASPSNFLSMKTLSGEDMKPPPKPPRLYLPQEPVLDTPCIKRPHMDPRTGIATTQAVSPTRKPLQLQDFRCLAVLGRGHFGKVLLVQYKGTGKYYAVKALKKQEVLGRDEIDSLYCEKRILEAVGHTGHPFLLSLLACFQTSSHACFVTEFVPGGDLMMQIHEDVFPEPQACFYLSCVVLGLQFLHEKRIIYRDLKLDNLLVDAQGFLKIADFGLCKEGIGFGDRTSTFCGTPEFLAPEVLTQEAYTRAVDWWGLGVLLYEMLVGECPFPGDTEEEVFDCIVNADAPRPHFLSVQGLELIQKLLQKCPEKRLGAGEQDAEEIKVQPFFRTTNWQALLARTVRPPFVPTLCGPADLRYFEGEFTSLPPILTPPAPQSSLTARQQAAFRDFDFVSQQFLES; encoded by the exons ATGGAACACAGAGAG CCTGGGACTGGCCAGAGGCCTcctgaggatgaggaagagatgaTCCGTCGAGCTATCCAGAAGGAATTGAAGATCAAGGAGGGCATGGAGAACATGCGGCGTGTGGCCACAGACCGACGCCATTTGGGCCATGTGCAGCAGCTGCTGAGGGCCTCCAACCGCCGCCTGGAGCAGCTGCATGGCGAGCTGCGGGAGCTGCATGCCCGAGTTCTGCTGCCAACCTCAGCTG AGCCAGTGGCCTCAGGACCCCGGCCGCGGGCAGAGCAGTCAAGGGCTCGGCACTTGGAGGTTTTACAGAGGCAGCTGCAGGTGGAGCTGAAGGTAAAGCAGGGAGCTGAGAACATGATTCACACGTGTGCCAGGGGCACCCACAAG GAAAGGAAGCTCCTGGCAGCTGCCCAGCAGATGTTGAAGGATAGTCAACTGAAGGTAACCCTGCTCCGAATGAAGATAAGCAGCCTGGAGACCAGCGGATCTCCAGAGCCAG GCCCTGACTTGCTAGCGGAGGAGCTACAGCACCGACTGCGAATCGAGGCTGCTGTGGCTGCAGGAGCCAAGAATGTGGTGAAGCTACTTGGTGGCCAGAAAATGCAGGACCGCAAGGCGCTGGCTGAG GCCCAGGCccagctccaggaatcctcccaGAAGCTAGACCTCCTACAGCTGGCCCTGGATTTGTTGCTGGAGAGGCTGCCACCCACCCATTCGCTGCGCAGCAGGGTGACCCGAGAGCTGCGGATGGCCATGCTCGGGAACCCCCAGCCTTCAAGGACACTTGTGAAACCCATTGCTCTGACAG GGACACTGCAGGTCCGCCTCCTGGGCTGTGAACAACTGCTGACAGCTGTGCCTGGACGGTCTCCCATGGCTGTCCTGGCAGGTAGCCCCTCTGAAGGCTGGCTCCGAACCAGGTCCAGGCAGCAGCGTGGTGGTGGAGGAGAGCTGGCCA ATGAGGTACTGGCTGTACTGAAGGTTGACAATCGTGTTGTGGGCCAGACAGGATGGGGACAGGTGGCTGAGAAATCCTGGGACCAGGCTTTTATCATCTCCTTGGATCGA GCCCGTGAGCTGGAGATCGGGGTTCACTGGCGGGACTGGCGGCAGTTGTGTGGTGTGGCCTTTCTGAAGCTTGAGGACTTCCTGGACAATGCCTGTCACCAGCTTTCTCTCAGCCTGGTGCCACAAGGAAAGCTCTTTGCTCAG GTAACCTTCTGTGACCCTGTCATTGAAAGGAGGCCTCGGCTGCAGAGGCAGAGACGTATTTTCTCCAAGCATAGAG GCCAGGACTTCCTGAGGGCTTCCCAGATGAACCTCAGCATGGCAGCCTGGGGACGCCTGGTCATGAGCCTGCTGCCCCCCTGTAGCTCACCAAGCACAGTCAGTCCCCCTAAAggatgccccccaactgaagcATGTGGGACCTCCAATTCTGCTTCCCCCAG TAATTTTTTGTCCATGAAGACCCTCTCCGGAGAAGACATGAAGcctccacccaagccccctcgTCTCTATCTGCCCCAAGAACCAGTCCTGGACACTCCT TGTATCAAACGCCCCCACATGGACCCTAGAACTGGAATAGCAACCACCCAGGCGGTCTCACCCACGAG GAAACCCCTCCAACTTCAAGACTTCCGATGCTTGGCTGTGCTGGGCAGGGGACACTTTGGGAAG GTCCTCCTGGTCCAGTACAAAGGAACAGGAAAATACTATGCTGTCAAGGCACTGAAGAAGCAGGAAGTGCTGGGCCGGGACGAGATTGACAG CCTGTACTGTGAGAAGCGGATCCTGGAGGCTGTGGGTCACACAGGGCACCCCTTCCTGCTATCCCTCCTTGCCTGCTTCCAGACCTCCAGCCACGCCTGCTTTGTTACTGAGTTTGTGCCTGGAGGAGACCTCATGATGCAGATCCACGAGGATGTCTTTCCTGAGCCCCAGGCCTG CTTCTACCTGTCCTGCGTGGTTCTGGGGCTACAGTTTCTACATGAGAAGAGGATTATTTACAG GGACCTGAAACTGGATAACCTGCTGGTGGACGCCCAGGGCTTCCTGAAGATTGCGGACTTTGGACTATGCAAGGAAG GGATTGGCTTTGGGGACCGGACGAGCACCTTCTGCGGCACCCCAGAGTTCCTGGCCCCCGAAGTTCTGACTCAGGAGGCTTACACTCGGGCTGTGGACTGGTGGGGCCTGGGTGTGCTGCTCTATGAGATGCTAGTGGGTGAG TGCCCATTCCCGGGGGACACAGAAGAGGAAGTGTTTGACTGCATTGTCAATGCAGATGCACCGCGTCCCCACTTCCTGTCGGTTCAGGGGCTTGAGCTCATTCAGAAG CTCCTCCAGAAGTGCCCAGAGAAGCGACTAGGAGCAGGAGAGCAGGATGCAGAAGAGATCAAGGTTCAGCCATTCTTCAGG ACCACCAACTGGCAGGCCTTGCTTGCTCGCACTGTCCGGCCCCCCTTTGTGCCTACTCTCTGTGGCCCTGCAGACCTTCGCTACTTCGAGGGGGAGTTCACCAGCCTGCCTCCAATCCTGACCCCACCAGCACCCCAAAGTTCCCTCACTGCCCGCCAACAGGCTGCCTTCCGGGACTTTGACTTTGTGTCTCAGCAGTTCCTGGAGTCCTGA